One window from the genome of Streptomyces sp. WZ-12 encodes:
- a CDS encoding SCO4402 family protein, with protein MGGMPLSDMPWWRWRSNVRSALHMLSDPAFQQHTWLAGRPGYGDVTDAVYRLVEDTWLDNWSAEKYIGTIFRDAQEAQLVDAAVLRVLRIMHQVGADAPVTAYIEHPGWPDAVRAAREAHVHLATADGEDPATAPHSLEALAAALSGTLGAPA; from the coding sequence ATGGGCGGTATGCCGCTCTCTGACATGCCATGGTGGCGCTGGCGCAGCAACGTCCGCTCCGCGCTGCACATGCTCTCCGACCCCGCCTTCCAGCAGCACACCTGGCTGGCCGGCCGTCCCGGCTACGGAGACGTCACCGACGCCGTCTACCGGCTCGTCGAGGACACCTGGTTGGACAACTGGTCCGCCGAGAAGTACATCGGCACGATCTTCCGGGACGCCCAGGAGGCGCAGTTGGTCGACGCGGCCGTCCTGCGGGTGCTGCGGATCATGCACCAGGTAGGGGCGGACGCCCCGGTCACCGCCTACATAGAGCACCCCGGTTGGCCCGACGCCGTACGGGCCGCCCGCGAGGCGCACGTCCACCTGGCCACCGCGGACGGCGAGGACCCGGCCACCGCCCCGCACTCCCTCGAAGCGCTGGCCGCCGCCCTGTCCGGCACGCTGGGGGCCCCGGCGTGA
- a CDS encoding ABC transporter substrate-binding protein: MTGRRRSSPRPSPRASATVAAACTAVIASLLSGCGSLPGAGSGEKEPVTVMTWAPEGTKTTNMPGMPAMAQAYARWVNSRGGIAGHPLKVLTCNEQNDSAQAARCAQRAVRGGAVAVVGSYSQWGRSFMSPLEAAGIPYIGGYGASAEEFASPLSYPVNGGQAALLAGNGRQLAGDCRRVALVRPDTIQGDQMPGLLNAGLNSGGRGGAADVRAPEAATDYTDEVTAALKAAGADSAVYGTAKTGGAAPGSCVAASLGDHTDTFFDSFRRLQESRPKVQVGSVLGSVDQSMVNRSGGDSGPLEGADVTGWYPVPSDPRWLPMRRVIDQEAFDDSRIDPADQGVQTTWIAYTVLSAVIRQLAASGVPDITAHALQSALDRGDQSVDTGGLTPDLRWRDDDMLAVADFPRIVNADVTYQVVRHGELVAAQEGFVDVTRTLEQRRTDDG; this comes from the coding sequence ATGACCGGACGGCGACGCTCCTCCCCCCGCCCCTCTCCCCGCGCTTCCGCGACCGTCGCGGCGGCGTGCACGGCGGTCATCGCGTCGCTGCTGTCCGGCTGCGGCTCCCTCCCCGGCGCCGGTTCCGGGGAGAAGGAGCCGGTCACGGTGATGACCTGGGCGCCCGAGGGCACCAAGACCACCAACATGCCCGGGATGCCGGCGATGGCGCAGGCGTACGCCCGCTGGGTCAACTCCCGCGGCGGGATAGCCGGCCACCCGTTGAAGGTCCTCACCTGCAACGAGCAGAACGACTCGGCGCAGGCCGCGCGGTGCGCCCAGCGCGCGGTGCGGGGCGGGGCGGTGGCCGTGGTCGGCTCGTACAGCCAGTGGGGGCGCTCGTTCATGTCGCCGCTCGAAGCGGCGGGCATCCCGTACATCGGCGGGTACGGCGCCTCCGCCGAGGAGTTCGCCAGCCCGCTCTCCTACCCCGTCAACGGCGGTCAGGCCGCCCTCCTGGCCGGCAACGGCCGCCAGTTGGCGGGCGACTGCCGACGGGTGGCGCTGGTCCGGCCGGACACGATCCAGGGCGACCAGATGCCGGGGCTGCTCAACGCGGGTCTCAACAGCGGGGGTCGGGGCGGGGCTGCGGACGTCAGGGCGCCCGAGGCCGCCACCGATTACACGGACGAGGTGACCGCCGCCCTGAAGGCGGCGGGCGCGGACTCCGCGGTGTACGGGACGGCGAAGACCGGCGGCGCGGCGCCCGGTTCCTGCGTGGCCGCCTCACTGGGCGACCACACCGACACCTTCTTCGACTCCTTCCGGCGCCTCCAGGAGTCCCGCCCCAAGGTCCAGGTCGGCTCCGTATTGGGCAGCGTCGACCAGTCGATGGTCAACCGCAGCGGCGGCGACTCCGGCCCGTTGGAGGGCGCGGACGTCACCGGCTGGTACCCGGTCCCCAGCGATCCGCGCTGGCTGCCGATGCGCCGGGTGATCGACCAGGAGGCGTTCGACGACAGCCGCATCGACCCGGCCGATCAGGGCGTCCAGACGACCTGGATCGCCTACACCGTACTGAGCGCGGTGATCCGGCAGTTGGCCGCCTCGGGCGTCCCGGACATCACCGCGCACGCGCTGCAATCCGCCCTGGACCGCGGCGACCAGTCCGTCGACACCGGCGGCCTGACGCCCGACCTGCGCTGGCGCGACGACGACATGCTGGCCGTCGCCGACTTCCCCCGGATCGTCAACGCGGACGTGACGTACCAGGTCGTCCGGCACGGCGAACTGGTCGCCGCCCAGGAGGGGTTCGTCGACGTGACCCGGACGCTGGAGCAGCGGCGCACCGACGACGGCTGA